Proteins found in one Anoplolepis gracilipes chromosome 7, ASM4749672v1, whole genome shotgun sequence genomic segment:
- the LOC140667793 gene encoding odorant receptor 13a-like isoform X1, with product MRDNHLMSGKNTMINTFLDISTLDFDIDMSKSSGYRDYIWAIELNRWSLELIGLWPKADGITKKSFGSIIRTGFIFIMITFVLDIPLVHALVRVWGDMTLMIDNLRVTLPMLMVLLKFSIMQWKQSVLLSVLNMIREDWITLKLDSERDVMVKRVRIARLIITCTYVLVGLTVVIITIFPYFGLSIRRLSNITDRNKPLPLQSYYFYNTDKSPHFELTYFSQVTAMLLGIIIYMSADTFLIFVIFHICGQIENFRCRLVNFVPDKEFNKILSYHVVTHLRLVRYVNNIEDIFTLMMLGSIIYFGIILCLAVFVLLVMITNEKINATNFTRIYYMIVAIFVLFMQMFFYCYAGELITEENKAVYHALYDLEWYKWNSKQARNLIILMIRVQEPLHITAGRIVPLTMTTFCNLLKTSAGYVSFLMAIQD from the exons ATGCGTGATAATCATTTAATGAGTGGGAAAAATACGATGATCAACACgtttctcgatatatccacGTTAGACTTCGATATAGACATGTCAAAATCTTCAGGTTACAGAG ATTATATATGGGCAATTGAACTAAATCGATGGAGCTTAGAATTGATCGGCTTATGGCCTAAAGCTGATGGAATCACTAAAAAAAGTTTCGGCTCTATCATTCGTACGGGTTTCATTTTCATTATGATAACCTTTGTTCTTGATATTCCTCTTGTACATGCGCTTGTGCGAGTTTGGGGTGACATGACACTAATGATAGACAATTTACGAGTTACATTGCCTATGCTGATggttttactaaaatttagtATCATGCAATGGAAGCAATCAG TACTGTTATCCGTTTTAAATATGATCAGAGAAGATTGGATAACATTAAAGCTAGACTCAGAAAGAGATGTAATGGTGAAGCGTGTACGGATTGCTCGACTAATTATAACTTGTACGTACGTTCTGGTGGGACTCACAGTtgttataataactatatttccTTATTTTGGTTTATCAATCAGACGTTTGTCAAATATCACGGATCGGAACAAACCATTACCACTGcagtcatattatttttacaacacAGATAAAAGTCCGCATTTTGAGTTGACTTATTTTAGTCAAGTTACGGCAATGTTACTgggaataataatatatatgtcggCAGATACTTTTCTTATATTCGTAATCTTTCATATCTGCGgtcaaatagaaaatttcagATGCCGATTAGTTAATTTCGTTCCAGACAAAGAGTTCAACAAAATTCTGAGTTACCACGTAGTGACTCATTTACGACTCGTCAG GTATGTTAATAACATCGAAGATATATTCACTTTAATGATGCTTggatcaataatatattttggcattatattatgtttagcCGTATTTGTTTTGCTTGTT ATGATTACTAATGAGAAGATAAATGCTACGAATTTTACTCGAATATACTACATGATAGTTGCTATCTTTGTTCTATTTatgcaaatgtttttttattgctatGCTGGAGAGCTAATTACAGAAGAA aatAAAGCAGTATATCATGCTTTGTACGATCTTGAGTGGTACAAATGGAACTCAAAACAAGCGcgaaatcttattatattaatgatacgAGTCCAGGAACCTCTTCATATCACTGCAGGAAGGATTGTTCCATTAACAATGACCACATTTTGCAAC TTATTAAAAACATCGGCTGGTTACGTTTCGTTTTTAATGGCTATACAAGATTAA
- the LOC140667793 gene encoding odorant receptor 10-like isoform X3, translating into MRDNHLMSGKNTMINTFLDISTLDFDIDMSKSSGYRDYIWAIELNRWSLELIGLWPKADGITKKSFGSIIRTGFIFIMITFVLDIPLVHALVRVWGDMTLMIDNLRVTLPMLMVLLKFSIMQWKQSVLLSVLNMIREDWITLKLDSERDVMVKRVRIARLIITYKSPHFELTYFSQVTAMLLGIIIYMSADTFLIFVIFHICGQIENFRCRLVNFVPDKEFNKILSYHVVTHLRLVRYVNNIEDIFTLMMLGSIIYFGIILCLAVFVLLVMITNEKINATNFTRIYYMIVAIFVLFMQMFFYCYAGELITEENKAVYHALYDLEWYKWNSKQARNLIILMIRVQEPLHITAGRIVPLTMTTFCNLLKTSAGYVSFLMAIQD; encoded by the exons ATGCGTGATAATCATTTAATGAGTGGGAAAAATACGATGATCAACACgtttctcgatatatccacGTTAGACTTCGATATAGACATGTCAAAATCTTCAGGTTACAGAG ATTATATATGGGCAATTGAACTAAATCGATGGAGCTTAGAATTGATCGGCTTATGGCCTAAAGCTGATGGAATCACTAAAAAAAGTTTCGGCTCTATCATTCGTACGGGTTTCATTTTCATTATGATAACCTTTGTTCTTGATATTCCTCTTGTACATGCGCTTGTGCGAGTTTGGGGTGACATGACACTAATGATAGACAATTTACGAGTTACATTGCCTATGCTGATggttttactaaaatttagtATCATGCAATGGAAGCAATCAG TACTGTTATCCGTTTTAAATATGATCAGAGAAGATTGGATAACATTAAAGCTAGACTCAGAAAGAGATGTAATGGTGAAGCGTGTACGGATTGCTCGACTAATTATAACTT ATAAAAGTCCGCATTTTGAGTTGACTTATTTTAGTCAAGTTACGGCAATGTTACTgggaataataatatatatgtcggCAGATACTTTTCTTATATTCGTAATCTTTCATATCTGCGgtcaaatagaaaatttcagATGCCGATTAGTTAATTTCGTTCCAGACAAAGAGTTCAACAAAATTCTGAGTTACCACGTAGTGACTCATTTACGACTCGTCAG GTATGTTAATAACATCGAAGATATATTCACTTTAATGATGCTTggatcaataatatattttggcattatattatgtttagcCGTATTTGTTTTGCTTGTT ATGATTACTAATGAGAAGATAAATGCTACGAATTTTACTCGAATATACTACATGATAGTTGCTATCTTTGTTCTATTTatgcaaatgtttttttattgctatGCTGGAGAGCTAATTACAGAAGAA aatAAAGCAGTATATCATGCTTTGTACGATCTTGAGTGGTACAAATGGAACTCAAAACAAGCGcgaaatcttattatattaatgatacgAGTCCAGGAACCTCTTCATATCACTGCAGGAAGGATTGTTCCATTAACAATGACCACATTTTGCAAC TTATTAAAAACATCGGCTGGTTACGTTTCGTTTTTAATGGCTATACAAGATTAA
- the LOC140667793 gene encoding odorant receptor 10-like isoform X2, giving the protein MDAPESLGYRDYIWAIELNRWSLELIGLWPKADGITKKSFGSIIRTGFIFIMITFVLDIPLVHALVRVWGDMTLMIDNLRVTLPMLMVLLKFSIMQWKQSVLLSVLNMIREDWITLKLDSERDVMVKRVRIARLIITCTYVLVGLTVVIITIFPYFGLSIRRLSNITDRNKPLPLQSYYFYNTDKSPHFELTYFSQVTAMLLGIIIYMSADTFLIFVIFHICGQIENFRCRLVNFVPDKEFNKILSYHVVTHLRLVRYVNNIEDIFTLMMLGSIIYFGIILCLAVFVLLVMITNEKINATNFTRIYYMIVAIFVLFMQMFFYCYAGELITEENKAVYHALYDLEWYKWNSKQARNLIILMIRVQEPLHITAGRIVPLTMTTFCNLLKTSAGYVSFLMAIQD; this is encoded by the exons ATGGACGCACCGGAATCTTTAGGTTACAGAG ATTATATATGGGCAATTGAACTAAATCGATGGAGCTTAGAATTGATCGGCTTATGGCCTAAAGCTGATGGAATCACTAAAAAAAGTTTCGGCTCTATCATTCGTACGGGTTTCATTTTCATTATGATAACCTTTGTTCTTGATATTCCTCTTGTACATGCGCTTGTGCGAGTTTGGGGTGACATGACACTAATGATAGACAATTTACGAGTTACATTGCCTATGCTGATggttttactaaaatttagtATCATGCAATGGAAGCAATCAG TACTGTTATCCGTTTTAAATATGATCAGAGAAGATTGGATAACATTAAAGCTAGACTCAGAAAGAGATGTAATGGTGAAGCGTGTACGGATTGCTCGACTAATTATAACTTGTACGTACGTTCTGGTGGGACTCACAGTtgttataataactatatttccTTATTTTGGTTTATCAATCAGACGTTTGTCAAATATCACGGATCGGAACAAACCATTACCACTGcagtcatattatttttacaacacAGATAAAAGTCCGCATTTTGAGTTGACTTATTTTAGTCAAGTTACGGCAATGTTACTgggaataataatatatatgtcggCAGATACTTTTCTTATATTCGTAATCTTTCATATCTGCGgtcaaatagaaaatttcagATGCCGATTAGTTAATTTCGTTCCAGACAAAGAGTTCAACAAAATTCTGAGTTACCACGTAGTGACTCATTTACGACTCGTCAG GTATGTTAATAACATCGAAGATATATTCACTTTAATGATGCTTggatcaataatatattttggcattatattatgtttagcCGTATTTGTTTTGCTTGTT ATGATTACTAATGAGAAGATAAATGCTACGAATTTTACTCGAATATACTACATGATAGTTGCTATCTTTGTTCTATTTatgcaaatgtttttttattgctatGCTGGAGAGCTAATTACAGAAGAA aatAAAGCAGTATATCATGCTTTGTACGATCTTGAGTGGTACAAATGGAACTCAAAACAAGCGcgaaatcttattatattaatgatacgAGTCCAGGAACCTCTTCATATCACTGCAGGAAGGATTGTTCCATTAACAATGACCACATTTTGCAAC TTATTAAAAACATCGGCTGGTTACGTTTCGTTTTTAATGGCTATACAAGATTAA
- the LOC140667798 gene encoding odorant receptor 13a-like translates to MDMSKCSSYRDFVRAIEPNRSSLELIGLWPKADETLKRRFDPDIRAGFFFMMILIFLAIPLIHALTRVWGDMVLMIDNLRVTLPMLTIILKFGILRWKQSVLLSIINMVRDDWTTVKLNAERDVMMKHVRTVRFITFGAHIATILTFIMLTVIFPLFGLSFRWHTNLTDRNKPFPLQTYYFYDTDKSPQFELTYLTQVISMLVATITSTSADTFLAFIILHICGQLENFRHRLVTLVAGKEFNNILRYHILTHIRLIRYANNIEDMFTLIMLGTIIYFGIIFCLAIFVLLVMINNEKINATNFSRVCYMIVANIFFFLQMFLYCYGGELIIEQCEAVYYAVYDLKWYKWEIKQTRNLIILLIRVQEPFRITAGKIVPLTMTTFCSLLKTSAGYISCLLAIQN, encoded by the exons ATGGACATGTCAAAATGTTCAAGTTACAGAG ATTTCGTGCGGGCAATTGAACCAAATCGTTCGAGTTTAGAATTGATCGGTTTATGGCCAAAAGCAGACGAAACCCTAAAGAGAAGATTCGATCCTGACATTCGcgcaggttttttttttatgatgatattaatttttcttgctaTTCCTCTCATACATGCTCTTACGCGAGTTTGGGGTGACATGGTATTAATGATAGACAATTTACGAGTTACATTACCTATGttgacaattatattaaaatttggtaTCTTACGATGGAAGCAATCAG tactattatctattataaacATGGTGAGAGATGATTGGACGACAGTGAAGTTAAATGCAGAAAGAGATGTAATGATGAAGCACGTGCGGACTGTTCGATTTATTACATTTGGTGCACACATTGCGACGATACTCACTTTTATTATGCTCACagttatttttcctttattcgGCCTATCATTTAGATGGCACACAAATCTGACGGATCGGAATAAACCGTTTCCGCTGCAGACATATTATTTCTATGACACAGATAAGAGTCCGCAGTTCGAGTTAACATATCTCACTCAAGTTATAAGCATGTTGGTGGCCACGATAACAAGTACTTCGGCAGATACTTTTCTTGCATTTATAATCTTACATATTTGCGGTCAATTAGAGAATTTCAGACACCGATTAGTCACTTTGGTCGCGGGTAAAGAGTTCAACAATATTCTGAGATATCATATATTGACTCATATACGACTTATCAG ATATGCCAATAACATCGAAGATATGTTCACTTTAATAATGTTGggaacaataatatattttggcATTATATTTTGTCTAGCTATATTTGTCTTACTTGTT ATGATTAATAATGAGAAGATAAATGCTACCAATTTCTCACGAGTATGCTACATGATAGtagctaatatttttttttttctgcaaatgTTTTTGTATTGTTATGGTGGAGAGCTAATAATAGAACAA TGTGAAGCAGTATATTATGCTGTGTACGACCTTAAATGGTACAAATGGGAGATAAAACAAACGagaaatcttattatattactgaTACGAGTTCAGGAACCTTTTCGTATTACTGCAGGAAAGATTGTTCCACTAACAATGACCACCTTTTGCAGc ttaTTAAAAACATCGGCTGGTTATATATCATGTTTGTTAGCAATACAGAATTAA
- the LOC140667800 gene encoding odorant receptor 13a-like yields MSKSSSYRDFVWAIEPNRSSLELIGLWPKADETLKRRFDPDIRAGFFFMMILIFLAIPLIHALTRVWGDMVLMIDNLRVTLPVLTIILKFGILRWKQSVLLSIINMMRDDWTTVKLNAERDVMMKHVRTIRFITFGAHIATILTFIMLTVIFPLFGLSFRWHTNLTDRNKPFPLQTYYFYDTDKSPQFELTYLTQVISTLVATITSTSADTFLAFIILHICGQLENFRHRLVTLVADKEFNNILRYHILTHIRLIRYANNIEDMFTLIMLGTIIYFGIIFCLAIFVLLVIINNEKINATNFSRVCYMIQAIIIYFVQMFLYCYGGELIIEQCEAVYRAVYDLKWYKWEIKQTRNLIILLIRVQEPFRITAGKIVPLTMTTFCSLLKTSAGYISCLLAVQN; encoded by the exons ATGTCAAAATCTTCAAGTTACAGAG ATTTCGTGTGGGCAATTGAACCAAATCGTTCGAGTTTAGAATTGATCGGTTTATGGCCAAAAGCAGACGAAACCCTAAAGAGAAGATTCGATCCTGACATTCGcgcaggttttttttttatgatgatattaatttttcttgctaTTCCTCTCATACATGCTCTTACGCGAGTTTGGGGTGACATGGTATTAATGATAGACAATTTACGAGTTACATTACCTGTGttgacaattatattaaaatttggtaTCTTACGATGGAAGCAATCAG TACTATTATCCATTATAAACATGATGAGAGATGATTGGACGACAGTGAAGTTAAATGCAGAAAGAGATGTAATGATGAAGCACGTGCGGACTATTCGATTTATTACATTTGGTGCACACATTGCGACGATACTCACTTTTATTATGCTCACagttatttttcctttattcgGCCTATCATTTAGATGGCACACAAATCTGACGGATCGGAATAAACCGTTTCCGCTGCAGACATATTATTTCTATGACACAGATAAGAGTCCGCAGTTCGAGTTAACATATCTCACTCAAGTTATAAGCACGTTGGTGGCCACGATAACAAGTACTTCGGCAGATACTTTTCTTGCATTCATAATCTTACATATTTGCGGTCAATTAGAGAATTTCAGACACCGATTAGTCACTTTGGTCGCGGATAAAGAGTTCAACAATATTCTGAGATATCATATATTGACTCATATACGACTTATCAG ATATGCCAATAACATCGAAGATATGTTCACTTTAATAATGTTGggaacaataatatattttggcATTATATTTTGTCTAGCTATATTTGTCTTACTTGTT ataattaataatgagaaGATAAATGCTACCAATTTCTCACGAGTATGCTACATGATACaagctattattatttattttgtgcaaATGTTTTTGTATTGCTATGGTGGAGAGCTAATAATAGAACAA TGTGAAGCAGTATACCGTGCTGTGTACGACCTTAAATGGTACAAATGGGAGATAAAACAAACGagaaatcttattatattactaatacGAGTTCAGGAACCTTTTCGTATTACTGCAGGAAAGATTGTTCCACTAACAATGACCACTTTTTGCAGc ttaTTAAAAACATCGGCTGGTTATATATCATGTTTATTAGCAGTACAGAATTAA
- the LOC140667801 gene encoding odorant receptor 10-like encodes MSKSSEYKDFVWAVELNRPSLELIGLWPKADGISKRNLGSNIRAAFAFTMITFVLGVPLVHALMRVWGDMTLMIDNLRVTLPVLTIILRFVIMRQKQSVLLSLINMMREDWMTLQLDAEKDVMTKRMRIARLIIICVYVLTVFMFIVLAIFPLFGLSFREHTNLTDRNKPLPLQTYYFYDTDKSPLFELTYLSQVIATLVAIIIYFSVDTFFGFLILHICGQLENFRHRLVTLVAGKEFNKILRYHILTHLRLIRYANNMEDIFTLIMLGAIIYFGIIFCLAIFVLLVMINNEKINAANFSRVCYMIESIIIFFVQMFLYCYGGELITEQCEAVYRAVCELKWYKWESKQAKSLIILMLQIQEPFRITAGKIVPLTMTTFCSLLKTSAGYISCLLAVQN; translated from the exons ATGTCAAAATCTTCAGAGTACAAAG ATTTCGTATGGGCAGTCGAACTAAACCGTCCAAGTTTAGAATTGATCGGCTTATGGCCTAAAGCTGATGGAATCTCCAAAAGAAATCTCGGTTCTAACATTCGTGCAGCTTTTGCTTTCACTATGATAACATTTGTCCTTGGTGTCCCTCTCGTACATGCGCTTATGCGAGTTTGGGGCGATATGACACTAATGATAGACAATTTACGAGTTACATTACCTGTGCtgacaattatattaagatttgTTATTATGCGACAAAAGCAATCAG TATTATTATCTCTCATAAACATGATGAGAGAAGATTGGATGACGTTACAGTTAGATGCAGAAAAAGATGTAATGACGAAGCGTATGAGGATCGCACGACTGATTATAATTTGTGTTTATGTTTTGACGGTATTCATGTTCATTGTACTCGccatttttcctttatttggcCTATCGTTTAGAGAGCACACAAATCTCACAGATCGGAACAAACCATTACCGCTGCAGACATATTATTTCTACGATACAGATAAGAGTCCGCTGTTCGAGTTAACATACCTTAGTCAAGTTATAGCGACGTTGGTGgccataataatttatttttcggtAGATACTTTTTTTGGATTCCTGATTCTTCATATTTGCGGTCAATTAGAGAATTTCAGACACCGGTTAGTCACTTTGGTTGCGGGTAAAGAGTTCAACAAAATTCTGAGATATCATATATTGACCCATTTACGACTCATCAG GTATGCCAATAATATGGaagatatatttactttaataatgttgggagcgataatatattttggcATTATATTTTGTCTAGCTATATTTGTGTTGCTTGTT ATGATTAATAATGAGAAGATAAATGCCGCCAATTTCTCACGAGTGTGCTACATGATAGAatctatcataattttttttgtgcaaATGTTTTTGTATTGCTATGGTGGAGAGCTAATAACAGAACAA TGCGAAGCAGTATACCGTGCTGTGTGCGAACTTAAGTGGTACAAATGGGAGTCAAAACAAGCTAAAAGTCTTATTATACTAATGTTACAAATCCAGGAACCTTTTCGTATCACTGCCGGAAAAATTGTTCCGTTAACGATGACCACTTTTTGCAGt ttaTTAAAAACATCGGCTGGTTATATATCGTGTTTATTAGCAGTACAGAATTAA